The proteins below are encoded in one region of Sphingobacterium sp. R2:
- the nusG gene encoding transcription termination/antitermination protein NusG produces MADQGLKWYVVRAVSGKEKKVKQYIDAEVSRLGIEHLIPQVLIPMEKYYLMRDGKKVAKERNYYPGYVLLEAALDGELEHVIKNINSVIGFLGDKAGNAVPLRQAEVNRILGKVDEMAEQGETINVPYYVGETVKVNDGPFNGFTGEIEEVHEDKKKLIVMVKVFGRKTPLELNYMQVEKE; encoded by the coding sequence ATGGCAGATCAAGGTTTAAAGTGGTACGTAGTTCGTGCTGTAAGTGGTAAAGAAAAGAAAGTAAAGCAATATATTGATGCCGAGGTTAGCCGTTTAGGTATTGAACACTTGATTCCTCAGGTGTTGATTCCAATGGAGAAATACTACTTAATGCGCGATGGTAAGAAAGTTGCTAAAGAACGCAACTACTATCCCGGCTATGTATTGTTAGAAGCCGCACTTGATGGTGAGTTAGAGCACGTGATTAAAAATATCAATAGTGTAATTGGTTTCTTGGGAGATAAAGCTGGTAACGCTGTCCCTTTACGCCAAGCAGAGGTAAATCGTATCCTGGGTAAGGTGGATGAAATGGCAGAGCAAGGTGAAACCATTAATGTTCCTTATTACGTGGGTGAAACAGTCAAAGTGAATGATGGTCCTTTCAATGGATTCACTGGAGAGATCGAAGAAGTTCACGAGGATAAAAAGAAATTAATCGTGATGGTGAAAGTCTTCGGTCGTAAGACACCACTTGAACTAAACTACATGCAAGTAGAAAAAGAGTAA
- a CDS encoding S41 family peptidase: MKKPVIYLFLLLYFFTLISCTSVAKYNRFIQTPLSVKAMLQDINYVERNLWNMHPDLFLYVQQNQLKGKFDSLRSTIRQPLLPNQFQLALAAVLAQVRQGHMTLSPLIFKFDPKGKDKVRYQKSIGPLFQLGFHWTENTLYLSKNGTSDSILLVGSKILAIQGIQPQNLYTKYRPTFTSDGYNTTFIDQAFERLLPRYYQLELGYKDSISVLFSRADSTYQRTVVRRFDSVDTKAKSGIRTTAVKKVSQPDQKKSDLKKQRKIFGYNPNLKRMSKQLSFPVKGDSSVALLKVVDFSYGRPKEAYRRIFDRLKLNSVQYLILDLRGNLGGRLSDVRELYSYLVEEDKFQFVQPAVITSKFNLPFYQIKGLPGWSYPILSPFIIPSAVVSWTKSFSKDGINYTHLTGSKVEKSKGSRYRGDLFVLIDGGTFSAASLIATNLKVGKRAVFVGEETGGAANGTVAGSLPVLKLPNSHLRWRFGLMDVKPYYQVSEEGRGVMPDIPVLRSVDDVIKKKDPVLDKVLKSIRVQ; encoded by the coding sequence ATGAAAAAGCCAGTAATTTATCTATTTCTATTGTTATACTTCTTTACATTGATAAGCTGTACAAGTGTAGCGAAGTATAATCGATTTATTCAGACTCCACTGTCCGTCAAAGCCATGCTGCAGGATATCAACTATGTTGAACGTAATCTATGGAACATGCATCCCGACCTGTTTCTTTATGTGCAGCAGAATCAGTTGAAAGGTAAGTTTGACAGCCTTCGTTCCACCATCCGTCAACCGTTATTGCCCAACCAGTTCCAGCTGGCATTAGCGGCTGTGCTGGCTCAAGTTCGGCAAGGGCATATGACTTTAAGTCCACTTATTTTTAAATTTGATCCGAAAGGTAAGGATAAAGTCCGCTACCAAAAAAGCATTGGTCCCCTTTTCCAATTAGGCTTTCATTGGACAGAAAATACACTCTATCTCTCAAAAAATGGGACCTCAGATTCAATTTTGCTTGTCGGATCCAAAATACTTGCTATTCAGGGAATACAGCCGCAAAATCTGTACACTAAATATCGTCCAACCTTTACGTCGGACGGCTATAATACGACATTTATAGATCAGGCTTTCGAGCGTTTATTACCGCGGTATTACCAATTGGAACTGGGGTATAAAGATTCTATTTCGGTTTTGTTTTCTCGCGCCGATAGTACATATCAGCGGACTGTGGTCAGAAGGTTTGACAGTGTTGATACAAAGGCTAAATCAGGGATAAGGACCACGGCAGTGAAAAAAGTGAGCCAACCTGATCAGAAGAAAAGTGATCTAAAAAAGCAGCGTAAAATCTTTGGTTATAATCCTAATCTAAAAAGAATGAGTAAACAGCTCTCTTTCCCTGTTAAAGGCGATAGTAGTGTTGCTTTATTGAAAGTGGTTGACTTTTCGTATGGGCGTCCAAAAGAAGCCTATAGAAGAATTTTTGATCGGCTTAAGCTTAATTCGGTCCAATACCTGATCTTGGATCTTCGTGGCAATTTGGGCGGACGTTTGTCCGATGTCCGTGAACTATACAGTTACTTAGTGGAAGAGGATAAATTCCAATTTGTTCAGCCGGCAGTTATCACCTCAAAATTCAACTTGCCGTTTTATCAGATAAAAGGGTTGCCTGGCTGGTCTTATCCCATTTTATCACCATTTATTATACCAAGTGCTGTAGTATCCTGGACAAAGAGCTTTTCCAAAGATGGGATAAATTATACCCATCTTACAGGAAGTAAAGTCGAAAAATCAAAAGGCAGTCGCTATCGCGGTGATTTATTTGTACTGATTGATGGCGGAACTTTTTCTGCAGCAAGTTTAATTGCTACAAATCTAAAAGTTGGGAAGCGGGCTGTTTTTGTGGGGGAGGAAACTGGTGGGGCTGCCAATGGAACAGTTGCCGGATCTCTTCCTGTGCTGAAACTTCCAAACTCCCATCTGCGTTGGCGTTTTGGCTTAATGGATGTCAAACCTTATTATCAAGTATCAGAAGAGGGAAGGGGTGTCATGCCGGATATTCCTGTCTTACGGAGTGTTGATGATGTTATCAAGAAGAAAGATCCAGTATTGGATAAGGTGTTGAAGTCTATTAGAGTACAGTAG
- the rplJ gene encoding 50S ribosomal protein L10 has product MRKEEKQEIVLALAEQIKSYGNFYITDTAELSVEKVNNIRRKCFEQGIEIKAVKNTLIKKALIEAGVDEEDIFGTLKGASTMMFSEVANAPAKLIKELRKTNEKPLLKAAFIEATAFVGDNQLTALVNLKSKNELIADVIAALESPAKNVISALQSGGNTVAGLVKALEERG; this is encoded by the coding sequence ATGAGAAAAGAAGAAAAACAAGAAATTGTTCTAGCTTTGGCCGAACAGATTAAATCTTACGGTAACTTCTACATTACCGATACTGCTGAGTTGTCAGTTGAAAAAGTGAATAACATTCGTCGTAAATGTTTTGAACAAGGCATCGAGATTAAAGCTGTAAAAAACACTTTAATCAAGAAAGCATTAATCGAAGCTGGTGTTGATGAAGAAGATATTTTTGGAACGCTTAAAGGTGCGTCTACAATGATGTTTTCAGAAGTCGCTAATGCGCCTGCGAAATTAATCAAAGAATTGCGTAAAACTAATGAAAAACCGTTGTTAAAAGCGGCTTTCATTGAAGCAACAGCATTCGTTGGAGATAATCAATTAACTGCATTAGTTAATCTTAAATCTAAAAACGAGCTTATTGCGGACGTTATCGCAGCCTTGGAATCTCCTGCGAAAAATGTTATTTCAGCTCTTCAATCAGGAGGAAATACGGTTGCAGGTTTAGTAAAAGCTTTAGAAGAAAGAGGTTAA
- the secE gene encoding preprotein translocase subunit SecE — protein MAKVLDFFKDSYVEITEKVTWPTWSQLQSSAVIVLVASLLIALVVFVMDKASSVGLEFLYGIAS, from the coding sequence ATGGCAAAAGTACTTGATTTTTTTAAAGACTCTTATGTAGAGATCACTGAGAAAGTGACTTGGCCTACATGGTCTCAGTTACAAAGTTCAGCTGTTATTGTACTTGTTGCTTCTCTTCTTATTGCATTGGTCGTCTTTGTAATGGATAAAGCTTCAAGTGTAGGGTTAGAATTCTTGTACGGTATTGCTTCTTAA
- the rplL gene encoding 50S ribosomal protein L7/L12, with product MADLKQLAEQLVNLTVKEVKELADILKDEYGIEPAAAAVAVAAAPAEGGAAAAEEKTSFDVILKEAGGQKLAVVKLVKDLAGLGLKEAKDLVDGAPKELKAGVSKDEAEALKKQLEEAGAVVEIK from the coding sequence ATGGCAGATTTAAAACAACTTGCTGAACAGTTAGTTAACTTAACAGTAAAAGAAGTTAAAGAATTAGCTGATATCTTAAAAGACGAGTATGGCATCGAGCCTGCTGCTGCTGCTGTTGCTGTAGCTGCTGCTCCAGCTGAAGGTGGTGCTGCTGCTGCAGAAGAGAAAACTTCATTTGACGTTATCTTGAAAGAAGCTGGTGGTCAAAAATTAGCTGTAGTTAAATTGGTTAAAGATTTAGCTGGATTAGGCTTGAAAGAAGCTAAAGATTTAGTTGACGGAGCACCTAAAGAATTAAAAGCTGGTGTATCTAAAGACGAAGCAGAAGCTTTGAAAAAACAATTAGAAGAAGCTGGTGCTGTTGTTGAGATTAAATAA
- the rplK gene encoding 50S ribosomal protein L11: MAKEVSALVKLQVKGGAANPSPPVGPALGAKGVNIMDFCKQFNARTQDKPGQVLPVVITVYADKSFDFIIKTPPVAVQLKDAAKLKSGSGEPNRKKVAAITWEQVETIAKDKMPDLNAFTVEAAMKMVAGTARSMGITVSGNAPWNN; this comes from the coding sequence ATGGCAAAAGAAGTCAGTGCGTTAGTAAAATTACAAGTTAAGGGCGGGGCTGCGAATCCTTCACCTCCAGTAGGACCTGCATTGGGTGCTAAAGGTGTGAATATTATGGATTTCTGTAAGCAGTTTAACGCTCGTACGCAAGACAAACCAGGTCAAGTATTGCCTGTTGTCATTACAGTTTACGCTGATAAATCATTTGATTTTATCATCAAGACTCCACCGGTAGCGGTTCAGTTGAAAGACGCTGCTAAATTAAAAAGTGGATCTGGCGAGCCTAACCGTAAAAAAGTTGCGGCTATCACTTGGGAACAAGTTGAGACCATCGCTAAAGATAAAATGCCTGATTTAAATGCATTTACTGTAGAGGCTGCTATGAAAATGGTAGCGGGTACAGCACGTAGTATGGGTATTACCGTGTCAGGTAATGCTCCTTGGAACAATTAA
- the rplA gene encoding 50S ribosomal protein L1 — protein MARLTKNQKAALSKIEAGKAYSLKEASALVKEISLTKFDASVDIDVRLGVDPRKANQMVRGIATLPHGTGKTVRVLVLCTPDKEEEAKAAGADYVGLDDYISKIEGGWTDVDIIITMPSVMAKVGKLGRILGPRNLMPNPKTGTVTTEVGKAVTDVKGGKIDFKVDKTGIIHTSIGKASFDADKIYDNALEVLQTLARLKPSAAKGTYFKSIHISSTMSPGIHIETKSVAGI, from the coding sequence GTGGCTAGATTAACAAAAAATCAAAAAGCGGCACTATCCAAAATTGAAGCTGGTAAAGCATACTCTTTGAAAGAAGCTTCGGCTTTAGTTAAAGAAATCTCATTGACCAAATTTGATGCTTCTGTGGATATCGACGTTCGTTTGGGCGTAGATCCTCGTAAAGCAAATCAAATGGTTCGTGGTATTGCAACATTACCTCACGGTACTGGTAAAACTGTTCGTGTTTTAGTTTTATGTACTCCTGATAAGGAAGAAGAAGCTAAAGCGGCAGGTGCAGACTACGTAGGTTTAGATGATTACATCAGCAAAATTGAAGGTGGTTGGACTGACGTTGATATCATTATTACTATGCCTAGTGTTATGGCTAAAGTTGGTAAATTGGGTCGTATTTTAGGTCCAAGAAACTTGATGCCTAACCCTAAAACTGGTACAGTTACAACAGAAGTTGGTAAAGCTGTAACAGATGTAAAAGGTGGTAAGATCGATTTCAAAGTTGACAAAACCGGTATCATCCATACTTCTATTGGTAAAGCGTCGTTCGATGCAGATAAGATATATGATAACGCACTAGAGGTATTACAAACTCTAGCTCGTTTGAAACCATCTGCAGCTAAAGGAACTTACTTTAAAAGTATTCACATTTCCTCAACTATGAGTCCTGGTATTCATATTGAGACTAAATCAGTAGCAGGTATTTAA
- the tuf gene encoding elongation factor Tu, whose protein sequence is MAKEKFDRSKPHLNIGTIGHVDHGKTTTTAAITKVLADKGLSEARSFDSIDSAPEEKERGITINTAHVEYSTANRHYAHVDCPGHADYVKNMVTGAAQMDGAIIVVAATDGPMPQTREHILLARQVGVPALVVFMNKTDLVDDPELLDLVEMEVRELLSFYEFPGDDIPVIKGSALGALNGEPEWVEKIMELMDAVDNYIPIPPRLTDLPFLMPVEDVFSITGRGTVATGRIERGVINSGDPVEILGMGAENLKSTVTGVEMFRKILDYGEAGDNVGLLLRGIEKTDIKRGMVICKPGSVTPHDHFKAEVYVLSKAEGGRHTPFFNKYRPQFYFRTTDVTGEISLPEGTEMVMPGDNVTISVKLISAIAMEKGLRFAIREGGRTVGAGQVTEII, encoded by the coding sequence ATGGCAAAAGAGAAATTTGACCGTAGTAAACCACACTTAAACATTGGTACTATCGGTCACGTTGACCACGGTAAAACTACAACTACAGCTGCTATCACTAAAGTATTGGCTGATAAAGGTTTGTCAGAAGCTCGTTCATTTGATTCAATTGACTCTGCTCCTGAAGAAAAAGAGCGTGGTATCACAATCAATACTGCACACGTAGAATATTCTACAGCTAACCGTCACTATGCACACGTTGACTGTCCAGGTCACGCTGACTACGTTAAGAACATGGTAACTGGTGCTGCTCAAATGGACGGTGCTATCATCGTAGTTGCTGCGACTGATGGTCCTATGCCTCAAACTCGTGAGCACATCTTGTTGGCTCGCCAAGTAGGTGTTCCTGCGTTAGTAGTATTCATGAACAAAACTGACTTAGTTGATGATCCTGAGTTGTTAGACTTAGTTGAAATGGAAGTTCGTGAGTTATTATCATTCTACGAATTCCCTGGTGATGATATCCCTGTAATCAAAGGTTCTGCTTTAGGTGCATTGAATGGTGAGCCTGAGTGGGTTGAGAAAATCATGGAATTAATGGATGCTGTTGATAACTACATTCCAATTCCTCCACGTTTGACTGACTTACCTTTCTTGATGCCAGTAGAGGACGTATTCTCGATCACAGGTCGTGGTACAGTAGCTACAGGTCGTATCGAAAGAGGTGTGATCAACTCTGGTGATCCAGTTGAGATCTTAGGTATGGGTGCTGAGAACTTGAAATCTACAGTAACAGGTGTTGAGATGTTCCGTAAAATCTTAGATTACGGTGAGGCTGGTGATAACGTAGGTTTATTGTTACGTGGTATTGAGAAAACTGATATCAAACGTGGTATGGTTATTTGTAAACCAGGTTCAGTAACTCCTCACGATCATTTCAAAGCAGAGGTTTACGTATTGTCAAAAGCTGAAGGTGGTCGTCACACACCATTCTTCAACAAATATCGTCCTCAATTCTATTTCCGTACAACTGACGTAACTGGAGAAATCTCTTTACCAGAAGGTACTGAAATGGTTATGCCAGGTGATAACGTTACAATCAGCGTGAAATTAATTTCTGCGATTGCAATGGAAAAAGGTCTACGTTTCGCTATCCGTGAAGGTGGTCGTACAGTAGGTGCAGGTCAGGTAACTGAAATTATCTAG